Within Carassius carassius chromosome 8, fCarCar2.1, whole genome shotgun sequence, the genomic segment ATGAGTGTCGTCTGTCTCTGGATTTTCAGAGTGATGTGAGGTTGTGTGATGTAAGGGAATCAGCATCAGTGGACGTGCTTATAACAAACCTTATTGTGGGGAatctgcttccctctgctctcatctggatcacctccagaccagcagcagctgaTCTCGTCCCCTCTGAGTGTGTCCATCGAGTGACAGAGGTACGAGGCTTCAATGATCCACAGAAGGAGGAATacttcaggaagagaatcagtgatcAGAGTCTGGCCAATACAATCATCTCACACCTGAAGTCTTCAAGGAGCCTCTACATCATGTGCCATatcccagtcttctgctggatctcagccGCTGTTCTGGAGAAGATGTTGAGTGAAGCAGAAAGTGGAGAGATTCCCAAGACTCTCACTCAGatgtacacacacttcctgaTCCTTCAGACCAACATCAAACATGAGAAGGACTATGAGAAGACAGTCAAAGATGAAGATATGATCCTCAAACTGGGGAAACTGGCTTTCCAGCAGCTTGTGAAAGGCAACCTGATCTTCTATGAGGAAGACTTGAGAGAGTGTGGCATTGaagagacagaagcagcagtgtACTCAGGATTGTGCACTCAAATCTTCAGAGAGGAGTTTGGCTTGAACCAGGGGAAAGTCttctgctttgttcatctgagcaTCCAGGAACATCTAGCAGCTCTATATGCACATCTGTCCCTtatgaaaaaaaacagaaatgtgtttaATACTCTGTCTTCTAGTCCTTTGAAGCATTTGAAGAAGGCTTTAAATGTTTCACTATCTGAGCTGCATCAGAGAGCTGTGAAAAAGGCCTTGAAGAGTAAAAATGGACATCTGGACCTTTTTTTGCGTTTTCTTCTGGGTCTCTCACTAGAGTCCAATCAGACTCTCTTAAGAGAACTACTGACACAGACAGGAAGCTGCTATTACAACAAAGAGGAAACAGTTAAGTACATCAAGCAGAAGATCAAGAGGAATCGCTCTCCAGagagatccatcaatctgtttcactgtctgaatgaactgggTGATGATTCACTGATTCAGGAGATCCAAGATTATCTGAAATctggaaaaataaaagaaaccaaACTCTCATCTTCACAGTGGTCAGCTCTGGTTTATGTGTTGCTGACATCAGAGCAGAAGATGGATGTTTTCAAACTAAAACTGTTCATTGGATCCCAAAATACAGCAGATGAACTTCTTCAAAAGCTGCTGCATGTGGTCAAAGAATCCAGATTAGTTCAGTAAGTCACACGGACAACAATCACTACACTGATAAAACATGATAACATGGACATGATTTTGactttagcatgcatattacaagaaaaaaaaacttagcaCCTGAGTAGATTGTTCTATCAAAACTgacagcagtttttttttgtatgtagatGCTGCATGATTAGGACTgttaaacatattttacattttattctgtaGTCGCAGCTTGTATCAGTTCACCATGCATCTTCAATCTCTGCAGGTTGATGGATTGCGGTGTTACATatgaaggttgtgctgctctggcttcagctctaaAATCAAACCCCTCCCACATGAGAAATATGAATCTGTCAGTAAATAAAGTAGGAgcatcaggagtgaagctgctctctgatGGACTGAAGGATCCTCACTGTAAACTGGAAAAGCTGCGGTAAGACTGGTGGTAAAATTCTCAATTTTCTTCTTCTTGCAAGGGATCTTTTTACAGTACCAGTAGTCCTAACTTAATTCTGTACAATCTAAGGGTTGAttgatttttaaagtttttttttagttttttttaaagggtcatTATATTTCTCACAAATTTCTGCTCAttctaaatcagatacagataaagtatcacagtaaagattacattcatATGCATGTGAATAAATTCTACCTGGCAGTGTCTCTCTACTAGTAAAGCTGTGGGATCtatttattaagaaatatatatttttctgtttctaagctattttattgagaaatcacagaacagtgtTTATACATTTCCACGCTGAATGATTGTGTGCCCGTGATCTCCGAGTGATGTACCCGCTACTGTCTATGTGTGCATTACAGTGCAGCCGTGCATTAGATAAGAACGGCAGTTAACTTACCTATACAATAAGCTGTTTAAAATGTGCATTCTCCCATTCAATTTTgagcatccagtaatataatcatatatgtCTTGTGGAGCCTTTCAgagtatgcatttatttgtcatttcaaCTGTTTGGAAACAGCGCGTAAATGTGTAAGTCTTTCAAAGATTTCTTATCCTGTTGCAACCTCTATAGAACCAGCGACTAGATGACATCAAGCTTAAAGCATCATGGCAGACCATTAAAATTGACTAGTTGATTAGTCAGTGCAACCCCTAGTACACTATGGAATGGAAAGTAATGGCGGTGCGTCCACatgcagcggcttctctctgtccggACAGaatggtgttttcgtgttttttgtcttgtgagtcgcagtgtttttgtatgtcgtcatcgcgtctacctgtctTTAAGCGAGCATACAGTTGTGAGTTTCTGCTGGATGTCGGCATAACTGCATTTTTACTGTTAAACTCTGCATGCAtggaacagctgcgggatctcggtctgctacagAGGCCTataccatcaccgacccccactactgcatctcgcccacagcggaggcgccacaagcggcatgagaggaagcagaagaggcgTAAGCATGGAGGTATCTGGGCAAAGCTAATGGCGGTGTAATGATTAACCTTCGTATTCGTCCGGAAGAAGgaagcgggaaccggcggacaatcaaacaaagactttaataacaaaataaacacaaaacagtgcatcagcccctcacggacgactgatgcgcacaaaataaaaaccaaaacacaactaaaagcccaggcctggtcctctctcgtccttcactgtcgtcgctccagttttatatccttccatctcctacgtgggactcgagaccggcagtgggtcgcaggtgcctccctccttgttcccacgtccctcggccccgccccactcgccacaggcggctaacccacacaagccatctatccccaccattgtactggctaacgtacgctctttggacaataaactggactacatctgattactacgttcaactcagaggactgtaagagactgttgtgtttttgtgttcagggaaacatggctcagcaacatcGTTCCAGACTgcactattcagctcgaccagctgacgtgcaattaagcggacagagctctcgatGCGGGAGGAAAAACCATGCcagcgggctttgtgtttacatcaatgacgcgtggtgccgcgatgctgttgtgtcttcacagacattttcaacatcttacTTAGttaggctgttgttcccacatgtttcaaaactaccaccatcattccagtctcgaagaagccatctccatcctgcttcaatgactaccatcctGTTGCACATACTCCCATCcttatgaagtgctttgaacggctagtcatgcaccacatcaagtctgcccccctccctccctggaccccttccagtttgcatatcggtccaaccgatcaaccgatgatgccattgccactgccgtccactcagcactcacacgtATAGGCATAAAGGACTCATACGTCAGATTGCTGTTCAtaaacttcagttcagcattcaacacaatcatccctcaacagatATTATGCCAACAATCTCTCTAGAGAGGTGTTAGATGTGATTGGTCCATCTGTTCTCACTATCATGAATGGCTTATTGGCCTCTGGAGTTATTCCATACTGTTTTAATCACACAGTGATTTGGACGTTTCTGAAGAAGCCGAATTTCAATCCATCTTGATGCCTTTGATACAATCCACTCATATGTATTCTTTTCTATGTCTTTATAACTTAATTTGTGTTATATGCAACTGCATTATATGTGACTAGATTTGGCAAATGTCCACTTAATTGTTATTTTGTAATGAGTTTTTGTTCTATTGTTGTACCTTGTAaacaggggcgaaaatctcatctaaatgttgggggggacaataaacataacattcctcatgagcaagttttgaaggggacaccaataaaacaggcaaaattgtacttaaggatataaaggaaagccttactattgcatggagaccgttccattatccttcttctcaaagtttctttttggttcaatgaaaaagctgactaaattgacgaaaacattcttcaaaacaatttttttttgttgcaatgtttttgaagttgtttacacaatcaagccaccaaaatacaatggaaaacttttatttatttatatagcacattcaataccaatgttgttgcttcacagttataattaaaacatgcatatataaaaacatttgccatgccaaGCAAAATGAAgacatacacactcttagacatacaccctcacacaactgtatagtgagatcggtatagacgtgaaagacgggaaattattatgtcaatgtcaatgactgatttgttcaaaaagtggattcattcagttaggaaacacctcctcagtgtgtttctcaaagacgcaattagtgctgttactgctgtagcttagttttcaacttttttcgttggtgaaatagagctaacaggcaatatggtgcctaaaatgcacttaatattaacttcttgtttattcaatttttataaaaatctaaatcacaattgttatgctaatatatggagaacaactgcactcttagtatgatgttatattagattaactatattaaattaaataaaccgacagtggcggctcgtgaattttaaaatagaggaggcaaactaattgtattggtctggggatccctgccaattgttattattattattatttgcttaacaagtttaaaatggctttttggcagcTTTTTGTCACGTCTGATggttcaagaaacacggagagatccaagtgcaggtatgtgactttattaaaggggcaatccaaagaataaacagtccaggcaggggtcgatatccaacaaatccaaacataaacaaaacacgaagacaaggcaaggcaaggcaagatgacggacatgaataaacatcaacattaaacaaggacaccaaataaggagacaggaagtgataaggtgacagacacggtgagaaaggaggacatctagtggaaacccagggacacaacccagacactgtgacagaaccccccctctacggagcggctcccagacgctccacgacagacacaaaacagaccaggagggaggcggacaggtggaggctcagggggagggatggagggccagaaaagaaagacattggaaacaggcaccagaaagtaaccacaaaacaggaagaccaggagggaggaggactggaggaggttcagggggagggatggagggccagactacagagaggaacagggacaggagtaaatacaaaaacaacaaacaaaaaacaacatgaagccccccagggcggggcagaagaccaccacgtccttgtggtcgaggccagagtcctccagggcggggcagaagaccaccacaaccgtgtagtcagggaaagcgccccccagggcggagcagaagaccaccatgtccgtgtggtcagagcagaagccccccagggtggagcagaagaccaccacgtcctcgtggtcagagcggacgccccccagggcggaatggaagaccaccacgtccgtgtggtcagaacggaagccccccagggcggagcagaggaccaccatgtcctcgtggtcagagcggaagccccccagggcggagcggaggaccaccacgtcctcgtggtcgacgccagagtcccccagggcggagcggatgaccaccacccccctgtggtcgatgccggagtccaacaggcccgagcagcagcccacccagtgacttgacttgactctgaacgtccaacggtgacccgccctgactctggaaggtcatcagtgactggccctgactctggagagtccactgggacctgactcgactctggacggtcaacaggaactagccctgactctacaccggtcttgggcaccgaatcgggaacggcatcgggcaccgcctcggcctcgggaacggcatcgggcaccgcctcgccctccggaaccgcatcgccctccggaacagcatcggcctcgggcaccgcctcggcctccggaacagcatcggcctcgggcaccgcctcggcctccggaacagcatcggcctcgggcaccgcctcggcctccggaacagcctcggcctcgggcaccgcctcggcctccggaacagcctcggcatcgggcaccgcctcggcctcgggcaccgcctcggcctccggaacagcatcgggcaccgc encodes:
- the LOC132144985 gene encoding NACHT, LRR and PYD domains-containing protein 12-like isoform X2, giving the protein MEDKETFSDEDFSSGCSRISRSLDSKHVSMKNDCSKNNILTFDGKDISTDLWHRSNSLKHSAIKSGASMKTSVIFNGENKSNLSDSQLAQSMIKSNLVKKFERLYEGTAKQGNTTLLNEIYTELYITESESGEISNEHEVRQIETQSRRAATEDTPIKCNEIFRPLPGQDKPIRTVLTKGVAGIGKTVSVQKYIVDWAEGKENQDVQLIFPLPFREINLMKDKTLSLSDLLHVFYPETKDMETSSDEYKVLFIFDGLDECRLSLDFQSDVRLCDVRESASVDVLITNLIVGNLLPSALIWITSRPAAADLVPSECVHRVTEVRGFNDPQKEEYFRKRISDQSLANTIISHLKSSRSLYIMCHIPVFCWISAAVLEKMLSEAESGEIPKTLTQMYTHFLILQTNIKHEKDYEKTVKDEDMILKLGKLAFQQLVKGNLIFYEEDLRECGIEETEAAVYSGLCTQIFREEFGLNQGKVFCFVHLSIQEHLAALYAHLSLMKKNRNVFNTLSSSPLKHLKKALNVSLSELHQRAVKKALKSKNGHLDLFLRFLLGLSLESNQTLLRELLTQTGSCYYNKEETVKYIKQKIKRNRSPERSINLFHCLNELGDDSLIQEIQDYLKSGKIKETKLSSSQWSALVYVLLTSEQKMDVFKLKLFIGSQNTADELLQKLLHVVKESRLVQLMDCGVTYEGCAALASALKSNPSHMRNMNLSVNKVGASGVKLLSDGLKDPHCKLEKLRLGKCGVTDEGCAALASALRSNPSHLRELDLSLNKLGDSGLNLLSDGLKDPHCRLETLRLNDCGVTDEGCAALTSALRSNPSHLRELDLSMNKLGASGLNLLSDLLKDPLCILEILRLSDCGVTYEGCAALASALRSNPSHLRELDLSGNKLRDSDVKLLSALKDNPPYKLETLKF
- the LOC132144985 gene encoding NLR family CARD domain-containing protein 3-like isoform X4; the encoded protein is MEDKETFSDEDFSSGCSRISRSLDSKHVSMKNDCSKNNILTFDGKDISTDLWHRSNSLKHSAIKSGASMKTSVIFNGENKSNLSDSQLAQSMIKSNLVKKFERLYEGTAKQGNTTLLNEIYTELYITESESGEISNEHEVRQIETQSRRAATEDTPIKCNEIFRPLPGQDKPIRTVLTKGVAGIGKTVSVQKYIVDWAEGKENQDVQLIFPLPFREINLMKDKTLSLSDLLHVFYPETKDMETSSDEYKVLFIFDGLDECRLSLDFQSDVRLCDVRESASVDVLITNLIVGNLLPSALIWITSRPAAADLVPSECVHRVTEVRGFNDPQKEEYFRKRISDQSLANTIISHLKSSRSLYIMCHIPVFCWISAAVLEKMLSEAESGEIPKTLTQMYTHFLILQTNIKHEKDYEKTVKDEDMILKLGKLAFQQLVKGNLIFYEEDLRECGIEETEAAVYSGLCTQIFREEFGLNQGKVFCFVHLSIQEHLAALYAHLSLMKKNRNVFNTLSSSPLKHLKKALNVSLSELHQRAVKKALKSKNGHLDLFLRFLLGLSLESNQTLLRELLTQTGSCYYNKEETVKYIKQKIKRNRSPERSINLFHCLNELGDDSLIQEIQDYLKSGKIKETKLSSSQWSALVYVLLTSEQKMDVFKLKLFIGSQNTADELLQKLLHVVKESRLVQLMDCGVTYEGCAALASALKSNPSHMRNMNLSVNKVGASGVKLLSDGLKDPHCKLEKLRLSDCGVTYEGCAALASALRSNPSHLRELDLSGNKLRDSDVKLLSALKDNPPYKLETLKF
- the LOC132144985 gene encoding NLR family CARD domain-containing protein 3-like isoform X3, which codes for MEDKETFSDEDFSSGCSRISRSLDSKHVSMKNDCSKNNILTFDGKDISTDLWHRSNSLKHSAIKSGASMKTSVIFNGENKSNLSDSQLAQSMIKSNLVKKFERLYEGTAKQGNTTLLNEIYTELYITESESGEISNEHEVRQIETQSRRAATEDTPIKCNEIFRPLPGQDKPIRTVLTKGVAGIGKTVSVQKYIVDWAEGKENQDVQLIFPLPFREINLMKDKTLSLSDLLHVFYPETKDMETSSDEYKVLFIFDGLDECRLSLDFQSDVRLCDVRESASVDVLITNLIVGNLLPSALIWITSRPAAADLVPSECVHRVTEVRGFNDPQKEEYFRKRISDQSLANTIISHLKSSRSLYIMCHIPVFCWISAAVLEKMLSEAESGEIPKTLTQMYTHFLILQTNIKHEKDYEKTVKDEDMILKLGKLAFQQLVKGNLIFYEEDLRECGIEETEAAVYSGLCTQIFREEFGLNQGKVFCFVHLSIQEHLAALYAHLSLMKKNRNVFNTLSSSPLKHLKKALNVSLSELHQRAVKKALKSKNGHLDLFLRFLLGLSLESNQTLLRELLTQTGSCYYNKEETVKYIKQKIKRNRSPERSINLFHCLNELGDDSLIQEIQDYLKSGKIKETKLSSSQWSALVYVLLTSEQKMDVFKLKLFIGSQNTADELLQKLLHVVKESRLVQLMDCGVTYEGCAALASALKSNPSHMRNMNLSVNKVGASGVKLLSDGLKDPHCKLEKLRLGKCGVTDEGCAALASALRSNPSHLRELDLSLNKLGDSGLNLLSDGLKDPHCRLETLRLSDCGVTYEGCAALASALRSNPSHLRELDLSGNKLRDSDVKLLSALKDNPPYKLETLKF